AGCATGGACCCGGACACTTCCCAGACCGCAGAGGGTTCCGTCCACCTGCCCGACTGGCTGCAGCGCTGTGCAGAGAATCGTCCTCAGCATCTGGCCGTTCAGAGCGGGGCCTTGCGCTGGAGCTTTGCAGAGCTGGCGCAGCAGACTACCCAACTGGCCCGGCAGCTCGCCGCGCTTGGCGTCAGCAGCGGCAGCCGAGTTGCCTTGCTGGCGGCCAACAGCCCGGCTTACGTCGCCTGCGTCCACGCCCTGACTCGCTTGCGCGCCATCCTTGTCCCGCTGAACACGCGCCTGAGCGAGGCCGAACTCAGCTGGCAGATCCAGGATGCCCGTGTCAGTCTGCTCCTGAGCGATCCAGGACAGGCAGAGCGAGCACGTTGCCTGGTTGCAGCACTACCGCAGCTCTCCTCAGCGGTGTTGCAGTTACGACCGGAGGGCAGCGTGGTGCTTGATCCGTTCCCCGCCCAGGCCCAGGCTGTCAGTCTGACATCTGCTCCCTTGATCGATCTCAACGCAGTGCAAGCGATCATGTACACCTCCGGCACCACGGGCCAGCCCAAAGGCGTGCTCATCACCTATGGGATGCACTGGTGGAATGCCATCGGCTCTGCTTTGAACCTGGGTCACCACCTCGACGATTGCTGGCTGGCCTGCCTGCCCTTCTTCCATATCGGTGGCCTGACCATCATCATGCGCAGCGCCATCTATGGCATCAGCATCAATGTTCACGAGAAATTCGACGCCGGCGCCGTCAACCGCTCCATCTTCAACGAGGGCGTCACGATCATCTCGGTCGTGGCCGTGATGCTCCAGCGCATGCTGGAGGCACTGGAGAGTGAGCAACCAGGGGCCCGCTATCCGGCCCGTCTGCGCTGTGTCCTGCTCGGTGGAGGGCCGGCCCCGCGCCCCTTGCTGGAAGCCTGCGCCGCGCGTGACATTCCCGTCGTCCAGACCTATGGTCTCACTGAGGCCTGCTCGCAGGCCGCCACGCTCTCGCCCGCCGATGCCCTGCGCAAGCTCGGCTCTGCCGGGCGCCCGCTGCCGCCAGTTCAACTGGAGATTCGCCAGGATGGCCGACGCGCTGCTCCCGGAGAAGCCGGGATGATCTATCTCAAAGGCCCAACAATCACGCCGGGGTATCTCAACCGTCCCGAGGCAACAGGCGAGGCGCTGCAAGATGGCTGGCTGGCAACCGGCGACATCGGCTATCTCGATGAAGAGGGTTATCTCT
This genomic interval from Thermogemmatispora onikobensis contains the following:
- a CDS encoding o-succinylbenzoate--CoA ligase, which codes for MDPDTSQTAEGSVHLPDWLQRCAENRPQHLAVQSGALRWSFAELAQQTTQLARQLAALGVSSGSRVALLAANSPAYVACVHALTRLRAILVPLNTRLSEAELSWQIQDARVSLLLSDPGQAERARCLVAALPQLSSAVLQLRPEGSVVLDPFPAQAQAVSLTSAPLIDLNAVQAIMYTSGTTGQPKGVLITYGMHWWNAIGSALNLGHHLDDCWLACLPFFHIGGLTIIMRSAIYGISINVHEKFDAGAVNRSIFNEGVTIISVVAVMLQRMLEALESEQPGARYPARLRCVLLGGGPAPRPLLEACAARDIPVVQTYGLTEACSQAATLSPADALRKLGSAGRPLPPVQLEIRQDGRRAAPGEAGMIYLKGPTITPGYLNRPEATGEALQDGWLATGDIGYLDEEGYLYVLDRRSDLIISGGENIYPAEIEAALLSHPAVAEAGVCGQPDPHWGQVPIAFVRLRPGQSTSAESLLSHLQPRLARYKLPRAIHFVTELPRNSSGKLLRRQLPSLLQHALD